From the Gordonia bronchialis DSM 43247 genome, one window contains:
- a CDS encoding putative nucleotidyltransferase substrate binding domain-containing protein: protein MSGPDKTDKLTVPLRRDSADAVDGTVADLIHTAPVVGRVGMTVREAAALMTDREQDYLVVPLADGQHAVLTDADIRARVVAAGRGTDTPVTDVLTGPAYVLHRATPAVEALTELLERNLTVIPVVADGEVIGVVAPADFVSVPVGTGMALRGQIVGAATDSELTKHGRRIPALIADLVRRGRPVHEITRTHSLLNDAVVKRGLDLVVAEHPEVDGERITWLSLGSNARREPVLSSDVDSAVSLADSVPDEEVPAYRRAFAGLDEMLRGAGMRIDTNGALASMPLFCRTHARWRAAAHQWIDDPLENKGMIFTSLMLDARAIWGRPGTGGAGEMLADLRSHPRTLSLLLSESLATRARVRSIRDVVTRNDIVDIKHQALTPLVNIARWAALSVGAAEVDTRSRLRAASGSEMMSDDQASTLIEVFDVLQRVRLTYQVAQFDRGEEITDEVSMKRLSPLDRSLVGQAVREVAGAQRRLANLKQYVPVADQNG from the coding sequence ATGAGCGGCCCGGACAAGACGGACAAGTTGACGGTGCCCCTCCGGCGTGACAGCGCCGATGCCGTCGACGGAACGGTCGCCGACCTCATCCATACCGCGCCTGTCGTCGGCCGGGTCGGTATGACCGTTCGCGAAGCCGCAGCGCTGATGACCGACCGCGAACAGGACTATCTCGTGGTCCCACTCGCCGACGGGCAGCACGCGGTGCTCACCGATGCCGACATCCGCGCCCGGGTGGTGGCGGCCGGCCGCGGCACGGACACACCGGTCACCGACGTTCTCACCGGCCCTGCCTACGTCCTCCACCGGGCAACTCCGGCAGTCGAGGCGCTGACCGAGTTGCTCGAGCGCAACCTGACGGTGATCCCCGTCGTCGCCGACGGCGAGGTGATCGGTGTGGTGGCTCCCGCCGACTTCGTGTCGGTACCGGTAGGAACAGGCATGGCACTGCGGGGGCAGATCGTCGGTGCGGCAACGGATTCGGAGTTGACGAAGCATGGTCGACGCATCCCCGCGCTGATCGCCGATCTCGTTCGACGTGGTCGTCCGGTCCACGAGATCACCCGCACGCATTCGCTTCTCAACGATGCGGTGGTGAAGCGCGGTCTGGACCTGGTGGTCGCCGAGCACCCCGAAGTTGATGGTGAACGGATCACCTGGCTATCGCTCGGCAGCAACGCGAGGCGTGAACCGGTCCTGAGTTCCGACGTCGATTCCGCTGTCTCGCTGGCTGATTCGGTACCCGACGAGGAGGTGCCAGCGTATCGTCGGGCGTTCGCGGGCCTCGACGAGATGTTGCGTGGCGCGGGTATGCGCATCGACACCAACGGTGCGCTGGCGTCGATGCCCCTGTTCTGTCGCACCCATGCGCGATGGCGGGCGGCGGCACACCAATGGATCGACGATCCGTTGGAGAACAAGGGGATGATCTTCACGTCGCTCATGCTGGACGCCCGGGCGATCTGGGGCCGGCCGGGAACCGGCGGGGCAGGGGAGATGCTCGCGGACCTGCGGTCCCATCCGCGGACACTGAGCCTGCTGTTATCCGAGTCGCTGGCCACTCGGGCGCGGGTGAGGTCGATACGGGACGTGGTGACCCGCAACGACATCGTCGACATCAAACATCAGGCGCTGACGCCGCTGGTGAACATCGCGCGCTGGGCAGCGCTGAGCGTCGGTGCAGCGGAGGTGGACACCCGCTCGCGCCTGCGGGCGGCGTCGGGAAGCGAGATGATGTCCGATGATCAGGCGAGCACGCTCATCGAGGTCTTCGACGTATTGCAGCGCGTTCGGCTGACCTATCAGGTGGCGCAGTTCGATCGCGGCGAGGAGATCACCGATGAGGTCTCCATGAAGAGGCTCTCGCCGCTGGATCGCAGTCTCGTGGGGCAGGCGGTTCGCGAGGTGGCCGGTGCCCAGCGGCGTCTGGCAAATCTCAAGCAGTACGTCCCCGTCGCCGATCAGAACGGTTGA
- a CDS encoding NRDE family protein has product MCLILFAWNSHPRYRLVVAANRDEFHRRRTRALSRWSDDPVIAGRDVLAGGTWMGVHAGALNRVAMVTNVREGIAQRSGVRSRGALPVDFLLGGQSPEEFARRAAADAGDFDPVNLLVADSGSMWWMTNRPQPTAQRVTDGVHGLSNGALDSDWPKVTDGSERMAQLVSADAGAGSSVEPYLDLLADQHRPAADRLPDTGVSAAFEADLSPIFVNMPGYGTRASTVLRVGYDGHGEITERRYGWRGRRRGTTTIRF; this is encoded by the coding sequence ATGTGCCTCATCCTGTTCGCGTGGAACTCCCACCCGCGATACCGGCTCGTGGTGGCGGCCAACCGTGACGAGTTCCATCGTCGGCGGACGCGCGCGTTGTCCCGATGGTCCGACGACCCGGTCATCGCCGGGCGTGATGTATTGGCCGGTGGAACCTGGATGGGAGTGCACGCCGGCGCCCTTAACCGCGTCGCGATGGTGACCAATGTTCGTGAGGGCATTGCCCAACGCTCGGGCGTGCGATCACGCGGTGCGCTGCCCGTCGACTTTCTGCTCGGCGGTCAATCACCGGAAGAGTTCGCGCGCCGGGCCGCAGCCGACGCGGGGGACTTCGATCCCGTCAATCTGCTCGTCGCCGACAGTGGGTCGATGTGGTGGATGACCAACCGCCCGCAGCCGACGGCACAACGCGTCACCGATGGCGTGCACGGCTTGTCCAACGGAGCCCTCGACAGCGACTGGCCCAAGGTCACCGACGGGTCCGAACGAATGGCGCAGCTGGTATCCGCCGACGCGGGCGCAGGCTCGAGCGTCGAACCCTACCTGGATCTGCTCGCCGATCAGCACCGGCCGGCGGCCGACCGTCTTCCGGACACCGGAGTGTCCGCAGCCTTCGAAGCCGACCTCTCACCGATCTTCGTGAACATGCCGGGATACGGTACACGGGCGTCGACGGTGCTCCGCGTCGGCTATGACGGCCACGGCGAGATCACCGAACGTCGGTATGGATGGCGAGGGCGACGCCGCGGAACCACGACGATCCGCTTCTGA
- a CDS encoding IS3 family transposase (programmed frameshift) — MGAPRKFDQETRERAVRMYQDRLGEVGGSKSAARRHVAEMLDINQATLRNWIEKDTPVVSSGVSTTSGELDAQVRELRRENSELRRANEILKTASAFFGRGGDRPPTSLIVEYIDDHRDRFGVDPICRVLTEYGMQIAPSTYYAHKQRGLVSAAMLEEAYAAHAVYQQFEKNRGVYGVRKMYHTMWRAGHVMGRDQVGRLMGICGISGAVRGSHRTTTTHRDDRAPRFPDHVERQWDTPTHPDQWWVADFTYVWTLAGFVYVAFLVDVFSRRILGWRVMASKHTPLVTSVVEQALFARRRSGFDFTATGLVHHSDAGSQYTSLAFTAALTEANITGSIGSVGDALDNALMESAIGLYKTELIDTGRAWKDRGEVERETAAYVHWFNAERLHSSLGYCSPVEYETRYRDSVASVAEVA, encoded by the exons ATGGGAGCACCACGGAAGTTTGACCAGGAGACGCGTGAGCGTGCCGTGCGGATGTATCAGGATCGGCTCGGCGAGGTGGGCGGGTCGAAGTCGGCGGCGCGCCGGCATGTCGCCGAGATGCTCGATATCAATCAGGCGACGCTGCGTAACTGGATCGAGAAGGACACGCCGGTGGTCTCCTCGGGGGTGAGTACGACCAGTGGGGAGTTGGATGCCCAGGTGCGTGAGCTGCGTCGTGAGAATTCCGAATTGCGCAGAGCCAATGAGATTTTGAAGACGGCGTCGGCGTTTTTCG GCCGCGGCGGAGATCGACCGCCGACTTCGTTGATCGTCGAGTACATCGACGATCACAGGGACAGGTTCGGGGTCGATCCGATCTGCCGGGTACTCACCGAGTACGGAATGCAGATTGCCCCATCCACCTACTATGCCCACAAGCAGCGTGGCCTGGTCTCGGCAGCGATGCTCGAGGAGGCCTACGCCGCTCATGCCGTCTACCAGCAGTTCGAGAAGAACCGCGGTGTGTACGGGGTGCGCAAGATGTATCACACGATGTGGCGCGCCGGTCACGTGATGGGTCGTGATCAGGTCGGCCGGCTGATGGGGATCTGCGGCATCTCCGGTGCTGTACGCGGCAGCCATCGCACCACCACGACCCACCGAGACGATAGGGCGCCACGATTCCCTGATCATGTTGAACGACAATGGGATACACCGACACATCCGGATCAGTGGTGGGTGGCCGACTTCACGTATGTGTGGACATTGGCGGGGTTTGTCTACGTCGCGTTCCTCGTGGATGTGTTTTCGCGACGCATCCTCGGGTGGCGAGTCATGGCGAGCAAGCACACACCGTTGGTGACGAGTGTTGTCGAGCAAGCGTTGTTCGCCCGCCGCCGATCCGGATTCGACTTCACCGCAACCGGTTTGGTTCATCACAGCGATGCGGGCAGTCAGTACACATCGTTGGCATTCACCGCTGCGCTGACCGAGGCCAACATCACCGGATCCATAGGATCGGTCGGCGATGCGCTCGACAACGCGCTCATGGAGTCGGCGATCGGCTTGTACAAGACCGAACTGATCGACACCGGCCGCGCCTGGAAGGACCGCGGCGAGGTCGAACGAGAGACCGCCGCCTACGTGCACTGGTTCAACGCCGAGAGGCTGCACTCCTCCCTGGGCTACTGCTCACCCGTCGAGTACGAGACGCGCTATCGTGACAGCGTCGCCTCCGTGGCGGAGGTGGCCTGA
- the ald gene encoding alanine dehydrogenase has product MRVGIPTEIKNNECRVAATPAGVAELHRHGHDVIVQAGAGDGSAIDDNDYKAAGAQILGTATEVWEQADLLLKVKEPIEPEYALMREDQVLFTYLHLAAGRECTQALLASGTTAIAYETVRTPDGSLPLLAPMSEVAGRLAPQVGAYHLMRSAGGRGVLMGGVPGTEPAEVVIIGGGVSGVNAATIAVGMGAQVTVFDLDIAKLRAIDARFGGRVHTRYSTALALSEAVVQADLVIGAVLVPGAKAPVLVPNSLVAQMKSGAVLVDIAIDQGGCFEDSRPTTHDDPTFTVHDTVFYCVANMPGTVARTSTQALTGATLPYVLRIADTGWANACATDPALAAGLSTHRGELFSPEVGAALDLPVASSSPF; this is encoded by the coding sequence ATGCGCGTCGGAATCCCCACCGAGATCAAGAACAACGAGTGCCGGGTCGCGGCCACACCGGCCGGTGTCGCCGAGTTGCACCGCCACGGACACGACGTCATCGTGCAGGCGGGTGCGGGCGACGGGTCGGCCATCGACGACAACGACTACAAGGCCGCGGGCGCCCAGATCCTCGGTACGGCGACGGAGGTGTGGGAGCAGGCGGATCTGCTCCTGAAGGTGAAGGAGCCGATCGAGCCCGAATACGCCCTGATGCGCGAGGACCAGGTCCTGTTCACCTACCTGCATCTGGCTGCCGGCCGAGAGTGCACGCAAGCGCTGCTGGCCTCGGGCACCACGGCGATCGCCTACGAGACGGTACGCACCCCCGACGGATCGCTGCCGTTGCTCGCACCGATGAGTGAGGTCGCCGGACGTCTCGCACCGCAGGTGGGCGCCTACCATCTGATGCGTTCGGCCGGCGGGCGCGGTGTCCTGATGGGCGGCGTCCCCGGCACCGAGCCGGCGGAGGTCGTCATCATCGGCGGCGGTGTCAGCGGGGTCAATGCCGCGACGATTGCCGTCGGCATGGGCGCTCAGGTCACCGTGTTCGACCTCGACATAGCCAAACTCCGCGCTATCGACGCCCGCTTCGGTGGCCGCGTGCACACCCGCTACAGCACCGCATTGGCGCTGTCCGAGGCCGTGGTCCAGGCCGACCTGGTGATCGGCGCGGTCCTCGTGCCCGGCGCCAAAGCACCGGTTCTGGTCCCCAATTCGCTGGTGGCACAGATGAAGTCGGGTGCGGTGCTGGTTGACATCGCCATCGACCAGGGCGGCTGTTTCGAGGATTCCCGTCCCACCACCCACGATGACCCGACGTTCACCGTCCACGACACCGTCTTCTACTGTGTCGCCAACATGCCGGGAACCGTGGCACGCACGTCGACGCAGGCGCTGACCGGCGCCACTCTCCCCTATGTACTCCGCATCGCCGACACGGGTTGGGCGAACGCGTGCGCCACCGACCCGGCACTGGCAGCCGGACTCAGCACTCACCGCGGAGAACTATTCAGCCCGGAAGTCGGTGCAGCACTGGATCTTCCGGTTGCCTCATCCTCCCCCTTCTGA
- a CDS encoding Lrp/AsnC family transcriptional regulator, translating to MPKDIRPVELDTTDRELLRLLQGDARMTNNELAQRVGIAPSTCHGRVRRLIDTGVIRGFFADVDPAAVGRPLRAMVAVSLQSDARGQIRRFVGEIAAHDEVIDVFFLAGTDDYLLHVATADTETLRQFVEMLNGRREVAGTTTSLVFDHRRGGAPIF from the coding sequence ATGCCGAAGGATATTCGCCCCGTCGAACTCGACACCACCGATCGAGAACTGCTCCGACTGCTCCAGGGCGATGCCCGGATGACCAACAACGAGTTGGCCCAACGAGTCGGCATCGCACCGTCCACCTGTCACGGACGTGTCCGCAGGCTGATCGACACCGGCGTGATCCGCGGATTCTTCGCCGACGTCGATCCCGCCGCCGTCGGGCGCCCGCTACGCGCCATGGTGGCGGTCAGCCTGCAATCCGATGCTCGCGGTCAGATCCGGCGTTTCGTGGGCGAGATCGCGGCCCACGACGAGGTGATCGACGTCTTCTTTCTCGCCGGCACCGACGATTACCTCCTGCATGTCGCGACCGCTGACACCGAGACCCTGCGCCAGTTTGTCGAGATGCTCAACGGTCGTCGGGAGGTGGCCGGCACCACCACGTCGCTCGTCTTCGACCATCGCCGCGGCGGGGCGCCGATCTTCTGA
- the dapB gene encoding 4-hydroxy-tetrahydrodipicolinate reductase: MSGIKVGVLGSAGKVGQAIVAAVEAADDLTYTVGVDKGDALEFLTDTDTQVVVDFTHPDVVMDNLKFLIGNGIHAVVGTTGFTDERLDTVRGWLADSPGTGVLIAPNFAIGAVLSMKFAAQAARFYDSVEVIELHHPHKADAPSGTAYRTAALVAQARAAAGVGPSPDATSEELDGARGATVDGVRVHSVRLAGLVAHQEVLLGTEGETLTIRHDSLDRSSFAPGVLLGVREIASRPGLTVGLEELMDL; this comes from the coding sequence ATGAGCGGAATCAAGGTGGGCGTGCTCGGGAGCGCGGGCAAGGTGGGCCAGGCGATCGTCGCCGCGGTCGAGGCCGCCGACGATCTGACCTACACCGTCGGCGTCGACAAGGGCGACGCGTTGGAGTTCCTCACCGACACCGACACTCAGGTCGTCGTCGACTTCACCCACCCCGACGTGGTGATGGACAACCTGAAGTTCCTCATCGGCAACGGGATTCATGCCGTGGTGGGTACCACGGGCTTCACCGACGAACGCCTGGACACCGTGCGCGGATGGCTCGCCGATAGTCCCGGGACCGGGGTGCTGATCGCGCCGAATTTCGCGATCGGCGCGGTGTTGTCCATGAAGTTCGCGGCGCAGGCGGCGCGCTTCTATGACTCCGTCGAAGTGATCGAACTGCACCATCCGCACAAGGCGGATGCCCCGTCGGGCACCGCCTATCGCACGGCGGCGCTGGTCGCGCAGGCGCGCGCCGCCGCCGGCGTCGGGCCCAGCCCCGACGCGACGAGTGAGGAACTCGACGGCGCTCGCGGAGCGACGGTCGACGGCGTGCGCGTGCACTCGGTGCGCCTGGCGGGGCTGGTGGCCCACCAGGAGGTGTTGCTCGGTACCGAGGGCGAGACCCTCACCATTCGGCACGATTCGCTCGACCGGTCGTCGTTCGCGCCCGGCGTCCTGCTCGGTGTGCGGGAGATCGCGTCGCGTCCCGGTTTGACGGTCGGTCTCGAAGAACTGATGGATCTGTAG
- a CDS encoding membrane protein — protein sequence MARELKGDKGPHARDARPIVWTIGLLVVALVVYFVLLGWRGIGLIMTGSAAGIGLGLGMIVLPIIGAWLVYATLRAGIEHQRLAAIMADEGRELDVSSLPRRPSGRIERDAADELFAQVKAEWEADPSDWHNTYRIARAYDYAGDRSRARAMMKRAVAQYRGEDAVEES from the coding sequence GTGGCGCGAGAGTTGAAGGGCGACAAGGGTCCCCACGCACGTGATGCCCGTCCGATCGTGTGGACGATCGGATTGCTCGTGGTAGCGCTGGTGGTCTACTTCGTCTTGCTCGGTTGGCGCGGCATCGGCCTCATCATGACGGGCAGCGCCGCCGGGATCGGTCTGGGTCTCGGCATGATCGTGCTGCCGATCATCGGGGCCTGGCTGGTGTATGCGACGCTGCGCGCCGGCATCGAACACCAGAGACTCGCCGCGATCATGGCCGACGAGGGTCGTGAGCTCGACGTGTCGTCGTTGCCGCGCCGTCCGTCCGGCCGGATCGAGCGCGACGCCGCCGACGAGCTGTTCGCGCAGGTGAAGGCCGAGTGGGAGGCCGACCCTTCGGACTGGCACAACACCTACCGGATCGCCCGCGCCTATGACTACGCGGGTGACCGCAGCAGGGCTCGCGCCATGATGAAACGTGCTGTCGCGCAGTACCGAGGTGAGGACGCGGTCGAGGAGTCATGA
- a CDS encoding flavodoxin family protein produces the protein MSTLLIVHHTPSPYCQAMFEAVISGATDPEIEGVDVVRRAALSVSASDFLDADGYVLGSPANLGYISGALKHAFDVCYYQILDSTRGRPFGLYLHGNEGTEGAERAVDAITTGLGWSKAAEYITVSGKPEKSDLERCWELGATVAAQLMA, from the coding sequence ATGAGCACGCTGTTGATCGTCCACCATACCCCGTCGCCGTACTGTCAGGCGATGTTCGAGGCGGTGATCTCCGGTGCGACCGACCCGGAGATCGAGGGGGTCGACGTGGTGCGGCGCGCGGCGTTGTCGGTGTCGGCGTCGGACTTCCTTGATGCGGACGGCTACGTACTCGGCAGCCCGGCCAATCTCGGCTACATCTCCGGCGCGCTCAAACACGCCTTCGACGTCTGCTACTACCAGATACTCGACTCCACGCGAGGCCGCCCGTTCGGGCTGTACCTGCACGGCAACGAGGGGACCGAAGGTGCCGAGCGTGCCGTCGACGCGATCACCACAGGTCTCGGCTGGTCGAAAGCGGCCGAATACATCACGGTTTCCGGTAAGCCGGAGAAGAGTGACCTCGAAAGGTGTTGGGAACTCGGGGCGACGGTGGCCGCACAGTTGATGGCGTGA
- a CDS encoding HNH endonuclease, translating to MPPRSRTRANRYARRRRLRLAARDNDLTDAQWSALKSAWDGCAYCGRADGSLQRDCMLAISRGGSYTLANVVPCCGSCNASKCNTEVTTWLRRKKLDERAFLVRQLEIAQLLAEVAGG from the coding sequence GTGCCGCCCCGCAGCCGTACCCGCGCCAACCGGTATGCCCGTCGCCGTCGCCTGCGCCTCGCCGCGCGGGACAACGACCTCACCGATGCGCAATGGTCCGCACTGAAGTCGGCGTGGGACGGGTGCGCGTACTGCGGTCGCGCCGACGGCTCCCTGCAGCGCGACTGCATGCTCGCGATCTCCCGCGGCGGGAGCTACACGCTGGCGAATGTGGTGCCGTGCTGCGGCTCCTGCAACGCCAGCAAATGCAACACCGAGGTCACCACGTGGCTGCGCCGCAAAAAGCTCGACGAGCGCGCATTCCTGGTGCGGCAGCTCGAGATTGCGCAATTGCTCGCGGAGGTGGCGGGTGGATAG
- a CDS encoding thymidylate synthase, protein MSTAIRDMSATGTIPTPYEDLLALVLETGTPKDDRTGTGTRSLFGHQLRYDLAAGFPLITTKKVHLKSIIYELLWFLRGDSNVRWLQERGVTIWDEWADDNGELGPVYGVQWRSWPTPSGEHIDQIAGALRLLRTDPDSRRNIVSAWNVGEIPQMALPPCHAFFQFYVADGKLSCQLYQRSADLFLGVPFNIASYALLTHMMAQQAGLGVGEFVWTGGDCHIYDNHVDQVRLQLSRDPYPYPKLELRHRDSIFGYEFDDIAVVDYRSHPPIKAPVAV, encoded by the coding sequence GTGAGTACGGCTATCCGCGACATGTCAGCGACCGGGACGATCCCGACTCCGTACGAGGACCTTCTGGCGTTGGTCCTGGAGACCGGCACCCCCAAGGACGACCGCACCGGGACGGGAACGCGCAGCCTCTTCGGGCATCAGTTGCGTTATGACCTCGCTGCCGGATTCCCGCTCATCACCACCAAGAAGGTGCACCTCAAGTCGATCATCTACGAACTGCTGTGGTTCCTGCGCGGCGACTCCAACGTGCGCTGGCTGCAGGAACGCGGCGTCACCATCTGGGATGAATGGGCCGACGACAACGGGGAGCTCGGGCCCGTGTACGGCGTGCAGTGGCGCAGCTGGCCGACGCCGTCGGGGGAGCACATCGATCAGATCGCAGGCGCACTCCGCCTCCTGCGGACCGACCCCGACTCCCGCCGCAACATCGTCTCGGCCTGGAATGTCGGCGAGATCCCGCAGATGGCACTGCCGCCCTGCCACGCGTTCTTCCAGTTCTACGTCGCCGACGGCAAGCTCTCGTGTCAGCTCTATCAGCGCAGTGCCGACCTGTTTCTCGGGGTGCCGTTCAACATCGCCTCCTACGCACTGCTCACCCACATGATGGCGCAGCAGGCGGGACTCGGCGTCGGCGAGTTCGTGTGGACCGGCGGTGACTGCCATATCTACGACAACCACGTCGACCAGGTGCGCCTGCAGCTCTCGCGAGATCCATATCCGTATCCGAAACTCGAACTCCGCCATCGCGATTCGATCTTCGGCTACGAGTTCGACGACATCGCAGTGGTGGACTACCGGTCGCACCCGCCGATCAAGGCTCCGGTGGCGGTATAG
- a CDS encoding dihydrofolate reductase, whose protein sequence is MPRSIVLVWAQDRAGAIGRANTIPWHVPEDMARFRQITGTDPVVMGRRTWESLPDRFRPLPRRRNIVVTRSVGFVADGAEVVHSVDAAVALPDERLVVIGGGEIYSAVMESATHLKVTELDLLVPEADAFAPEVDEYVWEVENAGDWEMSSGGVRYRFVDYRRHRAAP, encoded by the coding sequence ATGCCGCGCAGCATCGTGCTCGTCTGGGCCCAGGACCGTGCGGGCGCAATCGGACGGGCCAACACCATTCCGTGGCACGTCCCTGAAGACATGGCCCGGTTCCGCCAGATCACCGGCACCGATCCGGTGGTCATGGGTCGACGAACGTGGGAGTCCCTGCCCGATCGCTTCCGGCCGCTACCGCGACGACGCAACATCGTCGTCACCCGTTCGGTGGGCTTCGTCGCCGACGGCGCCGAGGTGGTGCACTCCGTCGATGCGGCCGTGGCCCTCCCCGATGAGCGTCTGGTCGTCATCGGTGGCGGCGAGATCTATTCGGCTGTCATGGAATCGGCGACCCACCTGAAAGTGACCGAGCTCGATCTGCTGGTGCCCGAGGCGGATGCCTTTGCACCCGAGGTCGACGAATATGTGTGGGAAGTGGAGAACGCCGGCGACTGGGAGATGTCCAGTGGCGGAGTCCGTTACCGGTTTGTCGACTACCGCAGGCACCGGGCTGCGCCATGA
- a CDS encoding winged helix-turn-helix domain-containing protein, with amino-acid sequence MTPQRLSPAAARRIALAAQGFADRRPSGVPTAAHLARVIGRQKLIQMDSVNIVARAHYLPMFSRVGPYDTAILHRAAWGTPRGRRLVEYWAHEAALIPVADWPLFRWRMQEFADGRYRYTREVMRRNRTLAEDVRGVIADNGASTPRAIEESLGITREPGRAGSWWQRGEVKHVCEAMFAAGDLAAVRNDNFVRHYDLTARVVGEDLVGALVDRAEAHRELTIRAAEALGVATVADLADYYRLKPAEVRPVVADLVADGILLPVAVDGWRDEAFLHATARTPRRVSIGAILSPFDPLVFFRPRAERLFGFRYRIEIYVPQHKRVHGYYVLPYLLGTDIAARVDLKADRKAGVLQVLGSYLEPGQQGTEVAERLAADLRSMADWLGLERVQVGRRGDFASTLRSAV; translated from the coding sequence ATGACCCCGCAACGCCTATCGCCGGCCGCGGCGCGTCGAATCGCGCTGGCTGCACAGGGATTCGCCGATCGTCGCCCCTCGGGCGTGCCCACCGCGGCGCACCTGGCCCGGGTGATCGGACGGCAGAAACTCATCCAGATGGACTCGGTCAACATCGTTGCTCGTGCGCACTACCTGCCGATGTTCAGCCGCGTGGGTCCCTACGACACGGCCATACTGCACCGGGCCGCGTGGGGGACCCCCAGGGGCCGCCGACTCGTGGAGTACTGGGCGCATGAGGCCGCGTTGATCCCGGTGGCGGACTGGCCCCTGTTCCGCTGGCGTATGCAGGAATTCGCCGACGGCCGATACCGCTACACGCGAGAGGTCATGCGGCGCAACCGGACCCTCGCCGAAGACGTCCGAGGCGTGATCGCCGACAATGGGGCGAGTACACCCCGAGCCATCGAGGAATCGCTCGGAATCACGCGCGAGCCCGGGCGCGCCGGCAGTTGGTGGCAACGCGGCGAGGTCAAGCATGTGTGCGAGGCGATGTTCGCAGCCGGTGATCTCGCCGCGGTCCGTAACGACAACTTCGTCCGGCACTACGATCTGACCGCCCGGGTGGTCGGGGAGGATCTCGTCGGTGCGCTGGTGGATAGGGCAGAAGCCCACCGCGAGTTGACCATTCGTGCCGCGGAGGCGCTCGGAGTGGCGACGGTCGCCGATCTCGCCGACTACTACCGACTCAAGCCGGCCGAGGTCCGGCCGGTCGTCGCCGATCTCGTCGCCGACGGCATATTGCTTCCGGTCGCCGTCGACGGTTGGCGCGACGAGGCCTTTCTGCACGCGACGGCGCGGACCCCGCGTCGGGTGAGCATCGGCGCGATCCTGTCCCCGTTCGACCCGCTGGTGTTCTTCCGTCCGCGGGCCGAGCGTCTCTTCGGCTTTCGGTACCGCATCGAAATCTATGTACCCCAACACAAACGGGTACACGGCTATTACGTGTTGCCCTATCTGCTCGGTACCGACATCGCTGCACGTGTCGACCTCAAGGCCGACCGCAAGGCCGGTGTCCTGCAGGTGCTCGGCTCGTATCTGGAACCGGGACAGCAGGGCACCGAGGTTGCCGAGCGACTGGCCGCCGACCTACGGTCGATGGCCGACTGGCTCGGCCTCGAGCGGGTGCAGGTGGGCCGCCGCGGCGACTTCGCGTCGACCCTTCGCTCGGCGGTCTGA